Part of the Limihaloglobus sulfuriphilus genome is shown below.
TCGCCGCGTGATTAGCTTTTTCTGCCTGGATGACATTTTCGTCCGATGTCCAGAATGCGTTTGTTACTCCGTCAGAGATATTTATTTCGATGGAGCCGTTCCGGCCTGTTGAGACGACAAATCCGGTATTATTTTCGCGATTATCAAGGAGAATCTGCCCCGGCAGGTTATTCTCCGGGGTAAACCATAAATCTATTGTAAAGCCGCTTCTAAGATCTAATGTTTTATAAGATGGGTCAAATACATCGCGTGTTAAAAGTGCAGACATTTTCGGCAGTTCCAGTTCGCCGCTGAGGTTTTCGCCTTTTTCGTTCAATACAAGGCCGTCTTTGATTTCCTCTGCGTTTTTGTCAAAATTAAAGAGCGTTTCCATAAAACTGCGGTCAAGTTTATGGGTTCTGGCGATACTTTTCTGCGTTTCGGTAAGATAGTATTCGCCGTCCTGCTCTATAAAGTCCGGATAGCTCATTCTGATAAACACATCATCGTCATAGATGGCAATCTCCGGCTGCGACCATTCGATACGCAGGCCATCGGCAGAATCAGTTTCTTTGCCGCAGAGCAGCCAGACGGGGTTTCTGTCTTCATAGTTTTTGCCGCCGTGGTTGTGGAACCAGTAGATATATTTCCCATTGGAGCATCTCCATGCGAAGTTTGCCGCTCTGGGGTGTTTTACTTTTTTGCCGCCGGTTGAGTATGTCATGTATTCCGGATTTGTCCAGGTGTGTCCCTTGTCGCGGCTGTAAGCACAGACCGGGTGGCCGTCAACCGACCTGTAAACACAGAAGAACGAGCCGTCGCTCATGACCGAGAAACTCTGCTCTTCAGAGATTGGCCCGCCGCCGTGAGGAGTTCTCAGGCCGATATCCCCGTCGGGCAGTGTTTCCCAGCGGATTTTCTCGGGGTCAGTCTCGCTCATGAGGTTATCGCTTTTTAGCAAAACCCCCTCGCTTTTGGTGAAAAACCCCTCGCCGAGCCCGCCGACTTTATGGAGTGGAACATATGCGCAGCCTTCATGTGAAAACGCTTTGCCCACATTCCAGAAATAGCGTATCTTTCCGCCGTAGGGGTTGTTACGGTCTATTTCCATCTCGCGGACGTCTATGTTATAGCGTTTATCAGACCAGCTTTTGCCGCCGTCATCGCTGTATTTGAATACGAAGTAGCCCAGGCTGTCCACTCGCTGACACATGCCGTCCACGAATGTTCCCGGGGCGGCTTTCGCCAGGCGTATATCATCAGTATTGTGGTTGTAAAAGCAGTATATCCTTCCAGTTGACGCTTTCAGCGTAACCGCGTAGGAGGCTTCAACCGAATCCGGCGGTTCCAGTGCAACCGGCTGGGACCAGGTTTTGCCTTTGTCCATGCTTCGCAGGCTGACAACATGCTGTCCCTTCTGGCCCTCACACTTGACGCCGGTAGTAACCACGCACAGCCATGCTCCGTCATCGGTTTTTACGATATACGGCTGGTCGGCGTATGACTGGGTTGGGATTTCCATGCCGTTGGAGACGTGCCGCCAGTCATACTCTGGTTGAGGGAGGTTGTCAGTATTTAAGCCCATCGCCTGGAGCCACTCTATTTTTGACTTTTTGTCTGCGTGCATAAGTATAATCCTTTCAGGTTTTTATATCTCTCGTTTTCTTAAAAGCAACACCAGCAGTATTATGCCGGGGATTGATAAAAGTATGCTGAGGGTAAATAGTATTTCATATCCTACGGCGGACTGTATAAATCCGCTGACAAAGCCAGAAAACGTCCAGCCGACATTCTGCAGCGCCATTGCTATTGAAATCGTGGTAGCGCGAAAACTGCTTGCTTCGGCTATTCTGTAAACGACAAAAACAAACGCCGTGTATCCCAGGCCGTAGCCGAAAGTCTCGATGGCTATGGCGGCGAGGGTTTTTATGTTGACCATCGCTGTCCACTGGGCGGCCGAGCCAAACAGCGCCGGAATAAACGAGAGGTTTATCTCTGCCATCTCCTGGGGCTGAAAACGTGCCAGATAGATATACAGTGCGTTAGGGGCGGTCATGCATATCGCGAATATTATGATCATTTTGCGATAGTGTTTTCCTTTGAGGAAGACGCCCGCCAAAACGCCGCCAATGATTGATGCCGCAACTCCGACAGTTCCCTTGGCAAAGCCGACCTCGGCAACGGTCATGCCCAGCCCGCCTTGTTCGGCGCTGTTTAGGAAGAATGGCGATGACATGATCGTCAGCAGTCCCTCGCCAAGGCGAAATACAAGTATATATGAAACAAAAAGCAGGGCTCCCTGCTGGGTGAAGAATTCCTTAAATGGTGCCAGGTAGCCTTGTTTTTCCTTTCTTAGAGGCGTTTTCGGATAAGGCATTATGAATAGATGCCATACAGAAGTGATAAGAACGGCGAAAGCACACATGAAGAAAAACAGACTCCAGCCGTAATGTATGTTATTTACTTTTTCGCCGAACTTTCCGCTGATTATTACAAGTACACCGGTAGTGAAGATGATAGCAATCCTTATAAAAGCGGTGTTTATGCCGACAAAAAAGCCCTGTTCCTTTTTTGTAAGAGCCTCTACGAAGAAGCCGCCGTTGGGTATGGCATATACCCCCGCCGCCAGCGCAAGCAGGCCCACAAGCACGATCGAGACGGCAACGACATGGAAGTCGATCAACAGACAAACCGCCAAAAAAAGCAGGCACACTACAAGAGCGGCCTGAGTACCGAGAATCCAGTTACGTTTTGTGCTGTATGAATCAACAAACGGCGCAAAAAACACATTGAACGCGATCGGCAGGCCCAGGATTGTCAGAACGCCTATCAGCTGGGTGGAAACTCCAAGTGAGGCGTACATCATTGATGCTACCTGATTTACTATGATCAGTGTTATTCCAAGTGTAAAAGCCAGTGTCGGTACGAAGTACCAGGGGTTTCGGTGTTCTGCTTTTCTTATCATATGAAGTTTACTTTCTGGATTTGTTGCGGTATTGGGTTGGTGTCATTCCGGTTTCTGCTTTGAAGTACCTTCTGATATGTGAATCTCCCATATACCCGAGGGTGTAGGAAATTTCGGAAACGGTAAGGTTGGTATCGAGCAGCATCCTGGCGATATGCTCGACCTTTACCCTGCGTATTTCCTGATATATGGTTCTTTTGAATATTTCCTTGAATTTTCTTTCCAGATGCCGCCTGGAATTGTTTGTGATCCTTACTACATCGGCAACGCTTGTCAGGTTGCCGGCGCTGCTGTGTATGTAGCGTATGGCTTTGGTAACCTCGGAATCGGGGGTTATCAGAATATCAGTGGAATGTCTTTTCGATACGTATTTGGGCGGGACTAAAACCAATTCTGTTTTTCTTGTTTTTTTCTGTGCGGCTTTCTGGAGAAGTTCCGCGGCGAGGTATCCGGATTGTTCGAAATCCATTGTTATACTTGAAATTTCAGGATTATTCAGAGAGCATATAAGCCTGTTATCGCCGACACTTAGGACAGCAACCCTTTCAGGTATATCTATCCCCAGCTCTTTACAGGTATTTACGAGCCGGAATGCCGTATGGTCGCAGCAGCACATTATACCGACCGGTTTTGGCAGAGATTTTAGCCAGTCAGAAAGTTTTTCTGCGTCCCAGGACCAGGTGACCATGTGGTCGTAGTAGTCGTCCTGATATGTGTGCGGAGTTATGCCGGCGGCTTTGAGTTTCTTTACAAAGGTTTTTCTTCTGTTTATGGAAAAAATCTTGTTGCTGTAGCCGTAAAAGGCAAAATTGCTGAAGCCGATTTGCGAAAGTGTCTCGTAAGCGTTTTGAGATATCAGCTCTTCGTCCGCGATGACGTTGATGCAGTTTGCGACTTTTTTATCTATTGCGGCAATAACAGGGAGTTTTAAATTCTGGAGGTATTTTTCAAGCACAGGGGAGTATTGCGTCTGTACCAGAATGCCCGAAATCCCCGAAAGGTTGTCCTGTAAGTTCATTTCCGGCAGTCTCGTTGTTGAAAAACCGGGCTCTACATGCAAAGTCCAGTCAGTGTGATTTTTGAAGTACCGGACAACTCCCGAGGCCAAATGATGGCTTATTGACATATCAAAAAACAGAATCAGTCTTTTTTGATGCATAAAAGTTGCCTCTCTATAAAATAACGCCGGATTTTCCAAACTTTTAACAGGTATGAAAATAAAGTCAAATAAATGTCGTATTTTGGCCACAAATAAACGCAAAGTGGTCTTGTGGGTGGTGGTTTCGTAATGTAGAATTTAGCAAAATAGCAATCTGAGTGTGAGGATTGTAAGTGTGAAAGTTGTTAATTTTAGTGGAGTTTAGAAAAATGAAACAGTGTGAAATGAGAAAATGTGTTTTAGTGTCAATCTTAGTTATGCTTATTACGTCAGTTACATATGGCGCCATCGGCGGCTGGATGTACTGGGACGGCGAAGGCAGCGATGACCTCTGGACCACAGACGCTAACTGGAGGCGTACCGACGGGGCATATCCTGATAATACGCCGCCAAACGCGGACTGTAATGTATCGCTGGGGTATTTTTCCACCTATTCGCCGGCTTATGCCCAGATAACCGAAGGGATGAATATAACCATCTACGGTTTCAGCATCGGCAACCGCGGCCAGGGTACTCTTGATATGACAGGCGGAACTTTGAATACGCATTATATCAACAATACACAGAGTGACACTTCAGCGACTGCTGTTTTGAATCTGTATGGCGGCACAATCAATGTTACAACCAGTATTGGTGTGGCACGTGACGGCACAGGGACAATCAATGTCGAAGGCGGAACCATCAACTGCAACCTGGTTATGTTTGCCCTGAATTCAACCGGTGTTGGTACAATTAACCTCAACGGCGGTGAGCTGGTGGTTGATTATGACACGGAAAATCCAGACCAGAACAACCTGCAAATCCGCGACGGAAGCAAATTTGTTATCTCTGACGGTGTTCTCAGGTACAATACCGGCGGGCTGCTGACAGTTGCAGATTTTGAAGCATTTGCAGATGCGGGTAAAATACTTGCGGATACTTCCGTTGACCCTCTAAATGAGATAAGCATCGATACCGTTGGTGATTACATTGTTGTTACCGCAGTTCCGGAGCCTGCAACGATGCTATTGCTTGGTCTGGGCGGGTTGGTGCTTAGAAAACGCCGCTGATATAAATTGAAATTTATCGGCACTGTCGGAATTATTTCTGGCGGTGCCGATATGATATAAATGCTTTCTTTCCGGCGTTTTGCCGGTATAATTAAGCGGCAGCAGTTGCCGTGTTAAATAGAGGTATGTTTACTTTTAAAAGGAGCTACTATGTGCAGAAAAATGTTTTTAGTGCTTTTTGCTGTTATGCTTACATTTTCAGCTGCCGGAGAACTCGTCCCCGGCTGGATGTGGTGGGACGGCGAAGGTTCAGATGACCTGTGGACAACCGGTGATAACTGGAGACGTACTGACGGGGCATATCCTGATAATACGCCGCCAAACGCGGACTGTAATGTGTCGCTGGGGTATTTTTCCACCTATTCACCGGCTTATGCTCAGATTACAGAGGGCATGGATATTACAATTCACGGTTTCAGCGTCGGCAACAGAGGCGAGGGCACACTTGATATGACCGGCGGAACTCTCAACGCCTATTACATGAATAATACGCAAAGCCTTTCTACCGCCAGGGCTACGGTAAATATGTACGGCGGGCAAATCAATATTGAAACCTCAATTGGTGTGGCAAGAGACGGCACCGGAGTTATTAACCTCGAAGGCGGCACCATTACCTGTAAACTGGTTATGTTTGCCTTAAAATCAACGGGTGTTGGCACCATCAATCTCAATGGCGGCGAACTGATTGTCGAGTATGACCCTGCTAATCCGGACCAGGATAACCTCCAAATCCGTGACGGCAGCAGGTTTGTTATATCAGACGGCGTACTCAAATACAACACAGGCGGGCTGCTGACGGTAGATAATTTTGTCGCGTTCGTAGATGCCGGCAAGATAGTTCCTGATACTTCCGAAGACCCCCGCAGACAGGTAAGTATCGAAACAGTAGGTGATTATATTGTAGTAAGCACCTATTCTGATGACAGAATCCCTTACAACCCAACCCCTCAAAACGGCGGAATTGTAACAGAGTCAGGCACAGAGCTGGGCTGGGCTGCCGGCAGTACGGCCGTAAGCCATAACATTTATTTCAGTAACAATACAGCTGATGTTGAAAACGCCGCTGATACAAGCTCACCATTCTGTATCGCCGCGGAAATCCCTGACCCTCAGTTTTATGTTGACGGGTTGAGTATGGGTTCTACATACTATTGGCGTGTTGATGAGGTGGAAGCCGGCGGCGAAGTTATAAAGGGTTTTGTCTGGAGTTTCAGCAGGGACCAGTATTCTGAAGCGGTTGAAACATTCGATACCTACGCTACTTACATCGATATGCTTGATAACGGCTGGGCAGAAGAAGCCGGAGCCTATGTTGATCTTGTAACAGATGCCGGCAGTGCTCAGGATGGAAACAGGGCTATGGTTATTGATTGCTACAACAGCTCGACTATGACAAAGACCTTTGATTCATCACAGGACTGGAGTACGGCTCACAATTCAGTTTCGCTGCTTCAGGTTTATATTAAGGGTGAATTGGCTAATAATGCTTCAGGGGCGTCCGTAATCCTTACAGATAATGGCGGACAGAGTGCGGCTGTTAATTTTGAGGATCCCTCAAGACTTACAACAAACGACAATTACGATAAATTCTGGATTCAGTGGCTGATGCCGCTTGCAGATTTTACCGCTGCAAATCCGCAGCTGAATTTGACACAGATAACAACCATGTCAATTTCAATCGATATGGTTGGTTCCGGCAAGGTGTATGTGGATTCTATTTATCTGTATTCGAGCGGATGTTACTACGGAAAATCTGCCGGTGATCTTAACGGCGACTGTATGATCGATATAGATGATTATTCTATAATGGCCCGCAGCTGGCTTAAGAGCGACCCTGCAACACCTACGGCACAGCCGATTGTATGGTATCAATTTGATGAGACATCAGGCTCAACAGCGGCTGACTCTTCGGGCAATGATTATACAGCAACCGCCAAAGCCGGCGGTGAGGCGGCAACAGCGATTTGGTCAGATCAGGGTAAATCCGGCGGATGTATAGAATTCGACGGCACTTACTGCATGAAGTTTTCCGGCACTGAAATATCAGCCCTTAGCGAAGAGGTAACAGTATCTCTCTGGATAAACGGTGACCCTGAAGTTCAACCCGCTGCGGGAATTACTTTTGCTGCGGCCGATACGCCAATGGGATTAGCTAAACAGCTCAATGCCCATATGCCCTGGTCAAGCAGCTATGTTTACTTTGACACCGGCGGCGATAACACCAG
Proteins encoded:
- a CDS encoding MFS transporter translates to MIRKAEHRNPWYFVPTLAFTLGITLIIVNQVASMMYASLGVSTQLIGVLTILGLPIAFNVFFAPFVDSYSTKRNWILGTQAALVVCLLFLAVCLLIDFHVVAVSIVLVGLLALAAGVYAIPNGGFFVEALTKKEQGFFVGINTAFIRIAIIFTTGVLVIISGKFGEKVNNIHYGWSLFFFMCAFAVLITSVWHLFIMPYPKTPLRKEKQGYLAPFKEFFTQQGALLFVSYILVFRLGEGLLTIMSSPFFLNSAEQGGLGMTVAEVGFAKGTVGVAASIIGGVLAGVFLKGKHYRKMIIIFAICMTAPNALYIYLARFQPQEMAEINLSFIPALFGSAAQWTAMVNIKTLAAIAIETFGYGLGYTAFVFVVYRIAEASSFRATTISIAMALQNVGWTFSGFVSGFIQSAVGYEILFTLSILLSIPGIILLVLLLRKREI
- a CDS encoding LamG-like jellyroll fold domain-containing protein; translated protein: MCRKMFLVLFAVMLTFSAAGELVPGWMWWDGEGSDDLWTTGDNWRRTDGAYPDNTPPNADCNVSLGYFSTYSPAYAQITEGMDITIHGFSVGNRGEGTLDMTGGTLNAYYMNNTQSLSTARATVNMYGGQINIETSIGVARDGTGVINLEGGTITCKLVMFALKSTGVGTINLNGGELIVEYDPANPDQDNLQIRDGSRFVISDGVLKYNTGGLLTVDNFVAFVDAGKIVPDTSEDPRRQVSIETVGDYIVVSTYSDDRIPYNPTPQNGGIVTESGTELGWAAGSTAVSHNIYFSNNTADVENAADTSSPFCIAAEIPDPQFYVDGLSMGSTYYWRVDEVEAGGEVIKGFVWSFSRDQYSEAVETFDTYATYIDMLDNGWAEEAGAYVDLVTDAGSAQDGNRAMVIDCYNSSTMTKTFDSSQDWSTAHNSVSLLQVYIKGELANNASGASVILTDNGGQSAAVNFEDPSRLTTNDNYDKFWIQWLMPLADFTAANPQLNLTQITTMSISIDMVGSGKVYVDSIYLYSSGCYYGKSAGDLNGDCMIDIDDYSIMARSWLKSDPATPTAQPIVWYQFDETSGSTAADSSGNDYTATAKAGGEAATAIWSDQGKSGGCIEFDGTYCMKFSGTEISALSEEVTVSLWINGDPEVQPAAGITFAAADTPMGLAKQLNAHMPWSSSYVYFDTGGDNTSYDRVSWLAPAQAYKYGWNHYAFTKNAQTGQQKIYHNGSLVASASGRTKLMDIAEIAIGMSTNEASTPYIGRVDDFRIYNVELSADDILAISGYPRRGDFAGDDDFVDSADFGVLADGWLSQVLWPAE
- a CDS encoding LamG-like jellyroll fold domain-containing protein; translated protein: MHADKKSKIEWLQAMGLNTDNLPQPEYDWRHVSNGMEIPTQSYADQPYIVKTDDGAWLCVVTTGVKCEGQKGQHVVSLRSMDKGKTWSQPVALEPPDSVEASYAVTLKASTGRIYCFYNHNTDDIRLAKAAPGTFVDGMCQRVDSLGYFVFKYSDDGGKSWSDKRYNIDVREMEIDRNNPYGGKIRYFWNVGKAFSHEGCAYVPLHKVGGLGEGFFTKSEGVLLKSDNLMSETDPEKIRWETLPDGDIGLRTPHGGGPISEEQSFSVMSDGSFFCVYRSVDGHPVCAYSRDKGHTWTNPEYMTYSTGGKKVKHPRAANFAWRCSNGKYIYWFHNHGGKNYEDRNPVWLLCGKETDSADGLRIEWSQPEIAIYDDDVFIRMSYPDFIEQDGEYYLTETQKSIARTHKLDRSFMETLFNFDKNAEEIKDGLVLNEKGENLSGELELPKMSALLTRDVFDPSYKTLDLRSGFTIDLWFTPENNLPGQILLDNRENNTGFVVSTGRNGSIEINISDGVTNAFWTSDENVIQAEKANHAAIIIDGGPKIISFVINGIFCDGGSQRQFGWGRYSPNLKKVCGSDKIIAAPDFAGRIKSVKIYERALMTNEAVSNYRYGVQ
- a CDS encoding PEP-CTERM sorting domain-containing protein, which produces MKQCEMRKCVLVSILVMLITSVTYGAIGGWMYWDGEGSDDLWTTDANWRRTDGAYPDNTPPNADCNVSLGYFSTYSPAYAQITEGMNITIYGFSIGNRGQGTLDMTGGTLNTHYINNTQSDTSATAVLNLYGGTINVTTSIGVARDGTGTINVEGGTINCNLVMFALNSTGVGTINLNGGELVVDYDTENPDQNNLQIRDGSKFVISDGVLRYNTGGLLTVADFEAFADAGKILADTSVDPLNEISIDTVGDYIVVTAVPEPATMLLLGLGGLVLRKRR
- a CDS encoding DNA-binding transcriptional regulator; its protein translation is MHQKRLILFFDMSISHHLASGVVRYFKNHTDWTLHVEPGFSTTRLPEMNLQDNLSGISGILVQTQYSPVLEKYLQNLKLPVIAAIDKKVANCINVIADEELISQNAYETLSQIGFSNFAFYGYSNKIFSINRRKTFVKKLKAAGITPHTYQDDYYDHMVTWSWDAEKLSDWLKSLPKPVGIMCCCDHTAFRLVNTCKELGIDIPERVAVLSVGDNRLICSLNNPEISSITMDFEQSGYLAAELLQKAAQKKTRKTELVLVPPKYVSKRHSTDILITPDSEVTKAIRYIHSSAGNLTSVADVVRITNNSRRHLERKFKEIFKRTIYQEIRRVKVEHIARMLLDTNLTVSEISYTLGYMGDSHIRRYFKAETGMTPTQYRNKSRK